Proteins encoded by one window of Yersinia massiliensis:
- a CDS encoding N-acetylmuramoyl-L-alanine amidase, whose product MRMVFGAGLLLLLAGCSSTQNHQPHKLIDRGDYKIDTNYPSVAQNERVRFLVLHYTALDDAGSLKVLTEGNVSAHYLVKTHPDNVDGKPVVLQLVPEEKRAWHAGVSDWQGRNSLNDTSIGIEIVNKGFTEKMLGRTWYPYNESQIELIEHLTKDIVERYDIAPTAVVAHSDIAPLRKSDPGPLFPWKRLAEKGVGAWPDDVTVSKYLNGRYKSDLGSVPIIQKALAKYGYKIPQSGILDEETRQIIIAFQMHFRAQDFSGNPDAETEAIAQALVEKYRS is encoded by the coding sequence ATGAGAATGGTATTTGGTGCGGGGCTGTTGCTACTATTGGCCGGGTGTAGCAGCACGCAAAATCACCAGCCACATAAATTGATCGACCGTGGTGATTATAAGATTGATACCAACTATCCTTCGGTAGCTCAAAATGAGCGAGTGCGTTTTTTGGTCCTGCACTATACCGCTTTGGATGACGCGGGATCGCTCAAAGTGCTGACCGAGGGGAATGTCAGTGCGCATTATTTGGTAAAAACACACCCTGATAATGTCGATGGGAAACCTGTGGTACTGCAATTGGTTCCTGAGGAAAAAAGAGCTTGGCATGCAGGCGTGAGTGATTGGCAAGGGCGTAATAGCCTCAATGATACTTCGATAGGTATCGAAATCGTCAATAAGGGCTTCACTGAGAAGATGTTAGGGCGTACTTGGTATCCTTATAATGAATCACAGATTGAATTGATTGAGCACCTCACCAAGGACATCGTAGAGCGCTATGACATTGCACCGACAGCTGTTGTTGCACATAGCGATATCGCCCCCCTCAGAAAATCCGATCCTGGCCCATTATTCCCGTGGAAACGGTTGGCGGAAAAAGGTGTCGGTGCTTGGCCAGATGATGTAACTGTCAGTAAATATCTTAATGGCAGATATAAAAGCGATTTGGGTTCGGTCCCTATTATTCAGAAAGCACTGGCCAAATATGGCTATAAAATTCCACAGAGTGGCATATTGGATGAAGAGACCCGCCAGATTATCATTGCCTTCCAAATGCATTTCAGAGCACAAGATTTCAGTGGCAATCCGGACGCTGAAACGGAAGCTATCGCTCAGGCACTGGTCGAGAAATATCGTTCCTAG
- the prc gene encoding carboxy terminal-processing peptidase, translating into MNKFVRLTAIAGLLLAGASYAADTTTYRIDQIPQLRQEPEHATVSERVTSRFTRSHYRQFALDDQFSAKIFDRFLNMLDYSHNVLLASDVAQFADKKHSLDDELKSGQLDTPFALFNLAQKRRFERYQYALSVLDRPMVFTGNDTIDIDRGKAPWPTSEAELNKLWDAKVKYDQLNLKLTGKTDKEIKETLTKRYQAAIKRLTQSNSEDVFQLIMNAFAHEIDPHTNYLSPRNTEQFNTEMSLSLEGIGAVLQMDDDYTLINSMVPGGPAAKSKTIAVGDRVIGVGQAGKPMVDVIGWRLDDVVALIKGPKGSKVRLEILPAGKGTKPRTVTLTRERIRLEDRAVKMSVKTIGKERVGVLDIPGFYVGLTEDVKVQLQKLEKENVSSIIIDLRSNGGGALTEAVSLSGLFIPSGPVVQVRDNNGKVREDSDTDGIVYYKGPLVVLVDRYSASASEIFAAAMQDYGRALIVGEPTFGKGTVQQYRSLNRIYDQMLRPEWPALGSLQYTIQKFYRVDGGSTQRKGVTPDIVMPTGVDPAETGESFEDNALPWDSINAASYIKTGDLKPFEPELLKNHTARIAADPEFQHIQQDIERYKALKEKRNIVSLNYAQREKENHDDDARRLERLNERFKREGKKPLKSLDDLPKDYQEPDPYLDETVHIALDLAHTEKAQPQTPPATPAAKATAAK; encoded by the coding sequence ATGAACAAATTTGTCAGACTAACAGCAATCGCAGGCTTGTTACTGGCGGGGGCGAGTTACGCGGCCGATACGACAACGTATCGTATCGATCAAATTCCTCAACTGCGTCAGGAACCTGAGCATGCAACTGTGAGTGAGCGCGTAACATCGCGCTTCACTCGCTCTCACTATCGCCAGTTTGCGCTGGACGATCAGTTTTCAGCCAAAATATTTGATCGCTTTCTCAACATGTTGGATTACAGCCACAACGTGTTGTTAGCATCAGATGTGGCCCAGTTCGCGGATAAAAAACATTCGCTGGACGATGAGTTAAAATCCGGCCAGTTAGACACGCCTTTCGCGCTATTCAATTTGGCGCAAAAACGCCGCTTTGAACGCTATCAATATGCATTATCAGTATTAGACCGTCCGATGGTATTTACTGGCAATGACACGATTGATATTGATCGTGGTAAAGCGCCTTGGCCAACCAGCGAAGCGGAGCTAAATAAGCTTTGGGACGCAAAAGTTAAATATGATCAGCTGAATTTGAAGCTTACCGGTAAAACGGATAAAGAAATCAAAGAAACGCTGACCAAACGCTATCAAGCGGCGATTAAGCGTTTGACGCAAAGTAACAGTGAAGATGTCTTCCAACTGATTATGAATGCGTTTGCCCACGAAATTGACCCTCATACTAACTACTTGTCTCCGCGTAATACTGAACAGTTCAATACCGAAATGAGCCTGTCGTTGGAAGGTATCGGTGCTGTCCTACAAATGGATGATGATTACACTTTAATCAACTCCATGGTGCCGGGCGGCCCAGCGGCGAAAAGTAAGACTATCGCCGTGGGTGATCGGGTGATTGGTGTGGGTCAAGCGGGTAAACCAATGGTCGATGTGATTGGTTGGCGTCTCGATGATGTCGTCGCGCTAATCAAAGGGCCAAAGGGCAGTAAAGTGCGGTTGGAGATTTTACCTGCGGGTAAAGGGACTAAGCCACGTACTGTTACGTTGACCCGTGAACGAATTCGTCTAGAAGACCGTGCGGTGAAAATGTCGGTGAAAACCATCGGCAAAGAGCGTGTCGGCGTTCTGGACATTCCCGGCTTCTATGTTGGCCTGACTGAAGACGTTAAGGTGCAGCTACAGAAGTTGGAAAAAGAGAATGTTAGTAGTATTATCATTGACTTGCGTAGCAACGGTGGTGGGGCGTTAACCGAAGCTGTGTCGCTTTCCGGTCTATTTATTCCAAGTGGCCCTGTCGTTCAGGTGCGGGATAACAACGGCAAAGTGCGTGAAGACAGCGATACTGATGGTATTGTTTACTACAAAGGCCCGCTGGTGGTCTTGGTTGACCGCTACAGTGCTTCGGCTTCTGAAATCTTCGCCGCTGCCATGCAAGACTATGGCCGGGCGCTGATTGTTGGTGAGCCGACCTTTGGTAAAGGGACCGTGCAGCAATATCGCTCGCTGAATCGTATTTACGATCAGATGTTGCGCCCTGAATGGCCGGCGTTGGGGTCACTGCAATACACTATCCAGAAATTCTATCGGGTAGATGGCGGCAGTACTCAGCGTAAAGGGGTCACCCCAGATATCGTGATGCCAACGGGTGTCGATCCGGCTGAAACCGGTGAAAGCTTCGAAGATAACGCTTTGCCTTGGGACAGCATTAATGCTGCCAGCTACATCAAGACGGGCGATTTGAAACCGTTTGAGCCTGAATTGCTAAAAAATCATACGGCACGTATCGCTGCCGACCCTGAATTCCAGCATATTCAGCAAGATATTGAACGTTATAAAGCGCTGAAAGAGAAGCGCAACATTGTCTCTCTCAATTACGCACAACGCGAAAAAGAGAACCATGATGACGATGCAAGACGCTTAGAACGCTTAAACGAGCGCTTTAAACGTGAAGGTAAAAAGCCACTGAAGTCATTGGATGATTTGCCAAAAGACTATCAAGAGCCAGACCCTTATCTTGATGAAACGGTCCATATTGCCTTGGATCTTGCCCATACAGAGAAAGCGCAACCGCAGACTCCACCGGCAACACCGGCGGCGAAAGCAACTGCGGCAAAGTAA
- the ogl gene encoding oligogalacturonate lyase — translation MAKGKQIPLTFETYQDASTGAQVTRLTPPDVTCHRNYFYQKCFTRDGSKLLFGGAFDGPWNYYLLDLNTQVATQLTEGRGDNTFGGFLSPEDDALFYVKDGRNLMRVSLDTLEERAVYQVPEEWVGYGTWVANSDCTKLVGIEIKREDWQPLTDWKKFHEFYFTKPCCRLMRVDLKTGESTVILQENQWLGHPIYRPYDDNTVAFCHEGPHDLVDARMWLINEDGSNMRKVKTHAEGESCTHEFWVPDGSALVYVSYLKSSPDRFIYSVDPETLENRQLTKMPACSHLMSNYDGTLLVGDGSDAPVDVQDDSGYKIENDPFLYVFNMKNGTQHRVARHDTSWKVFEGDRQVTHPHPSFTPDDKQILFTSDVHGKPALYLATLPESVWQ, via the coding sequence ATGGCCAAAGGTAAACAAATCCCCCTGACATTTGAAACTTATCAGGATGCCTCTACCGGTGCACAAGTGACACGTCTGACGCCTCCTGATGTGACTTGCCACCGTAACTATTTCTATCAAAAGTGTTTCACCCGTGATGGCAGTAAGTTGTTGTTCGGTGGTGCTTTTGATGGCCCATGGAACTACTACTTGCTGGATCTGAACACGCAGGTGGCAACGCAGCTGACTGAAGGGCGTGGCGACAATACCTTTGGTGGTTTCCTGTCACCTGAAGATGATGCACTGTTTTATGTGAAAGATGGCCGCAATCTGATGCGTGTCTCTCTTGATACGTTGGAAGAGCGAGCCGTTTATCAAGTACCAGAAGAATGGGTCGGTTACGGCACCTGGGTCGCCAACTCTGATTGCACGAAGTTAGTGGGTATTGAGATAAAACGTGAAGATTGGCAACCACTGACTGACTGGAAGAAATTCCACGAGTTTTACTTCACTAAGCCGTGTTGCCGACTCATGCGTGTTGATCTAAAAACCGGTGAATCAACCGTGATTTTGCAGGAAAATCAGTGGTTAGGTCACCCAATTTACCGTCCTTACGACGATAATACCGTTGCGTTCTGCCACGAAGGGCCGCACGATTTGGTTGATGCCCGTATGTGGTTGATCAACGAAGACGGCAGCAATATGCGTAAAGTGAAGACTCATGCAGAAGGCGAAAGCTGCACCCACGAATTCTGGGTACCAGATGGTTCTGCATTGGTGTATGTTTCTTACCTGAAAAGCAGCCCAGATCGCTTTATCTACAGCGTAGACCCTGAAACACTGGAGAATCGTCAATTAACCAAGATGCCAGCTTGTTCTCATTTGATGAGCAACTACGATGGTACTTTGTTGGTTGGTGATGGTTCAGATGCGCCAGTCGACGTACAGGACGACAGTGGATACAAGATTGAAAACGATCCGTTCTTGTATGTTTTCAACATGAAAAATGGTACTCAGCATCGTGTGGCTCGCCACGATACTTCGTGGAAAGTATTTGAAGGTGATCGCCAAGTCACGCATCCACATCCTTCCTTTACACCTGATGATAAGCAAATTCTGTTTACCTCGGATGTCCACGGCAAACCAGCATTATATTTGGCCACTTTGCCTGAATCTGTCTGGCAATAG
- a CDS encoding GAF domain-containing protein, translating into MKKAEFYAELKRDMSSLIAGETHFIATLANVSALLYERLEGLNWAGFYLIDGKELVLGPFQGKIACVRIPIGKGVCGTAVAENRVQRVADVHAFPGHIACDAASNAEIVLPIAVKGEIIGVLDIDSIVYDRFDEDDELGLTSVVARLCEHLELCDSAKYVTQTAS; encoded by the coding sequence ATGAAAAAAGCAGAATTCTACGCGGAATTAAAACGTGACATGAGTTCCCTGATTGCGGGTGAAACCCATTTTATTGCCACCTTGGCGAACGTCAGTGCTTTACTGTATGAGCGCTTAGAAGGGCTAAATTGGGCCGGTTTTTACTTGATCGATGGCAAAGAGTTAGTTCTTGGGCCATTTCAGGGGAAAATCGCCTGTGTGCGTATTCCAATCGGTAAAGGTGTCTGTGGAACGGCTGTGGCAGAAAATCGCGTTCAGCGAGTCGCTGATGTGCATGCATTTCCTGGCCATATCGCTTGTGACGCTGCAAGTAATGCTGAAATCGTGCTCCCCATTGCGGTAAAGGGCGAAATTATCGGCGTTTTGGATATCGACAGCATTGTTTATGATCGCTTTGATGAAGATGACGAATTGGGCTTAACCTCAGTTGTGGCGCGGCTTTGTGAGCATCTTGAACTCTGCGACAGTGCGAAATATGTCACACAGACTGCAAGTTGA
- the yebS gene encoding membrane integrity lipid transport subunit YebS has translation MKVHAIQRPLSTARVQRCCECDALFTLPPLNGLQTAYCPRCSAKIASGRDWSLTRLTAMAVAMLLLMPFAFTAPLISIRLLGTRIDASLLEGIWQMSRQGDPITASMVAFCILGAPITLTASILYLRIGSRIGMNLRPVLLMLERLKEWVMLDIYLIGMAVACIKVKEYADVMPGDGLIAYLALTLLSILTLVHLNLEQLWERFYPQEQPPGPRETLRICLSCHYTGHPDEQGRCPRCHTPLRHRRRHSIQKTWAALIASIVLLLPANLLPISIVYANGTRMEDTIFSGVVSLASSGNLPIAAVVFIASVLVPFTKIIVLITLLLSIHFKTQHSLKTRMRLLRLITWIGRWSMLDLFVIALMMSLINRDQLLSFTMGPAAFYFGSAVILTILAVEWLDSRLIWDAHATGNAEYTD, from the coding sequence ATGAAGGTACATGCCATTCAACGGCCGCTCTCCACCGCTCGGGTACAGCGATGCTGCGAATGCGATGCCCTGTTTACGTTGCCGCCACTTAATGGCCTGCAGACAGCGTATTGTCCGCGTTGCAGTGCAAAGATTGCCAGTGGCCGCGATTGGTCACTGACACGTCTCACGGCAATGGCTGTCGCCATGCTTTTGCTCATGCCATTCGCGTTCACCGCGCCATTGATTTCCATTCGCCTACTGGGTACACGAATTGATGCCAGTCTGCTAGAAGGTATCTGGCAAATGAGTCGTCAGGGCGACCCGATTACCGCCAGCATGGTGGCCTTTTGCATTCTCGGCGCACCCATCACCCTCACTGCATCCATTCTCTATCTGCGCATCGGCAGCCGGATTGGCATGAATCTACGCCCTGTTTTGCTGATGCTAGAACGACTCAAAGAGTGGGTCATGCTAGATATATATCTCATCGGGATGGCCGTGGCCTGTATCAAGGTCAAGGAATACGCTGATGTGATGCCTGGTGATGGATTGATAGCGTATCTAGCACTCACCTTACTGAGTATATTGACGCTGGTGCACCTGAATCTGGAACAGCTATGGGAGCGGTTTTATCCGCAAGAGCAGCCCCCAGGCCCACGAGAAACATTACGTATCTGCTTATCATGCCATTACACCGGTCATCCTGACGAACAAGGCCGTTGCCCACGTTGCCATACCCCGTTACGCCATCGCCGACGCCACAGTATTCAAAAAACTTGGGCGGCGCTAATCGCCTCGATAGTGCTGCTGTTGCCTGCTAACCTATTACCTATATCAATCGTTTATGCCAACGGTACGCGCATGGAAGATACTATTTTCTCCGGCGTCGTTTCTCTGGCTTCATCGGGCAATCTGCCCATTGCCGCAGTGGTCTTTATTGCCAGTGTGCTGGTGCCATTCACCAAAATCATTGTTCTCATCACATTACTGCTGAGTATTCATTTCAAGACACAGCACAGCTTAAAAACCCGTATGCGTTTGCTACGGTTGATTACTTGGATTGGCCGCTGGTCAATGCTGGATCTCTTTGTTATTGCGTTAATGATGTCGCTGATTAATCGCGATCAGCTCCTCTCCTTCACTATGGGGCCTGCAGCCTTTTATTTTGGGTCTGCGGTCATTTTAACTATTCTTGCTGTCGAATGGCTAGATAGCCGATTGATTTGGGATGCACATGCAACAGGAAACGCCGAGTACACCGACTGA
- the htpX gene encoding protease HtpX, translated as MMRIALFLLTNLAVMLVFGLVLSLTGIQSSSVQGLMIMAGLFGFGGAFVSLLMSKWMALRSVGGEVIEQPRNETERWLLETVRRQSQQAGIAMPQVAIYQAPDINAFATGARRDASLVAVSTGLLQNMSRDEAEAVIAHEISHVANGDMVTMTLIQGIVNTFVIFISRLIAQVAAGFLSGDRDNEGSSAGNPMVYFAVSMVLELVFGILASIITMWFSRHREFHADAGSAKLVGREKMIAALQRLKTSYEPQEAGNLMAFCINGKSKTFSELFMSHPPLDKRIEALRSGQYLK; from the coding sequence ATGATGCGTATCGCTCTGTTCCTTCTCACCAACTTGGCCGTTATGTTGGTGTTCGGGTTGGTGCTAAGCCTGACAGGTATTCAGTCCAGCAGCGTGCAAGGGCTGATGATCATGGCCGGCCTATTTGGTTTCGGCGGCGCATTCGTTTCGTTGCTGATGTCCAAATGGATGGCATTGCGTTCAGTCGGTGGTGAAGTTATTGAGCAGCCGCGTAATGAAACTGAACGTTGGTTGCTGGAAACTGTTCGTCGGCAATCTCAGCAGGCAGGTATTGCCATGCCGCAAGTTGCCATTTATCAAGCGCCAGACATCAATGCCTTTGCAACGGGTGCACGTCGTGATGCATCGCTGGTGGCTGTGAGTACTGGTCTATTGCAAAATATGAGTCGTGATGAGGCTGAGGCCGTTATTGCGCATGAAATTAGCCACGTGGCAAATGGTGACATGGTCACCATGACGTTGATCCAAGGGATTGTGAATACATTTGTGATCTTCATTTCACGTTTGATTGCGCAAGTCGCAGCCGGGTTCCTCTCTGGTGATCGTGATAATGAAGGGAGCAGCGCGGGTAATCCAATGGTTTACTTTGCTGTTTCAATGGTACTGGAACTTGTGTTTGGTATCCTCGCCAGCATTATCACCATGTGGTTCTCTCGTCATCGTGAATTCCATGCTGACGCTGGTTCAGCAAAACTGGTTGGGCGTGAAAAGATGATTGCGGCACTACAGCGGTTGAAAACCAGCTATGAGCCACAAGAAGCAGGTAACCTGATGGCATTTTGCATCAATGGGAAGTCTAAAACCTTCAGCGAATTGTTCATGTCACATCCGCCACTGGATAAGCGAATTGAAGCGTTGCGTTCTGGCCAGTACCTGAAGTAA
- a CDS encoding MFS transporter, which translates to MTAPVTDGLPVPQRYAAIAVIALGITIAVLDGTIANVALPTIARDLNASPATSIWVVNAYQLAITISLLSMASLGDIIGYRRVYQAGLLVFSITSLFCALSDSLWTLTFARVLQGFGAAALMSVNTALIRIIYPRAQLGRGIGINSVIVAVSAAAGPTIASAVLAVASWQWLFAINVPIGLLAWGLGMKYLPANNTKSNGNRFDFNSSIMNALTFGLLIIAISGFAQGQSATVIAAEIIALLVIGFFFVRRQLSQPFPLLPVDLLRIPIFALSIGTSICSFAAQMLAMVALPFFLQSVLGRDEVATGLLLTPWPLATMVVAPIAGRLVERYHAGLLGGIGLAVFASGLFLLALLPQNPTDLDIIWRMMLCGAGFGLFQSPNNHTIISAAPQHRSGGASGMLGTARLLGQTSGAALVALMFNLFSTNGTHASLILAGCFASIAALVSLLRVSQKRS; encoded by the coding sequence ATGACTGCTCCTGTCACCGATGGCTTACCCGTTCCTCAGCGCTACGCAGCGATAGCCGTCATCGCTTTGGGTATTACCATTGCAGTGCTTGATGGTACTATCGCCAATGTCGCTTTGCCGACCATAGCTCGTGATCTCAACGCCAGCCCTGCCACATCCATATGGGTCGTCAATGCCTATCAACTAGCCATCACTATCTCTTTGCTATCGATGGCCTCTCTGGGCGACATTATTGGCTACCGTCGTGTCTATCAAGCCGGTTTGCTGGTATTCAGTATTACGTCTCTGTTCTGCGCCCTTTCCGACTCATTATGGACGCTGACATTTGCCCGCGTGCTGCAAGGATTCGGCGCAGCTGCGTTAATGAGTGTCAATACCGCGTTGATTCGCATCATTTATCCCCGTGCGCAGCTCGGTCGAGGTATTGGTATTAATTCGGTCATTGTGGCTGTCTCAGCCGCCGCAGGCCCTACCATCGCCTCTGCTGTATTAGCCGTTGCCTCCTGGCAGTGGTTATTTGCCATTAACGTTCCCATTGGGCTGCTAGCGTGGGGATTGGGGATGAAATATTTACCGGCAAATAATACGAAGAGCAATGGTAACCGCTTCGATTTCAATAGCTCTATTATGAATGCCCTGACATTTGGTTTGCTGATCATTGCCATTAGTGGCTTTGCTCAAGGCCAAAGTGCAACTGTGATTGCGGCTGAAATTATCGCACTACTGGTCATCGGTTTCTTCTTTGTTCGCCGCCAACTCAGCCAACCGTTTCCTCTGTTGCCGGTTGATTTATTGCGCATTCCAATTTTCGCGCTTTCGATAGGTACGTCGATTTGTTCTTTTGCTGCCCAAATGTTGGCGATGGTGGCGCTCCCCTTCTTCTTACAAAGCGTGTTAGGACGTGATGAGGTCGCAACAGGTCTACTGCTGACCCCTTGGCCATTAGCGACGATGGTTGTCGCCCCTATCGCTGGACGATTGGTTGAACGGTATCATGCGGGGTTATTAGGTGGGATTGGTTTGGCCGTTTTCGCCAGCGGGCTATTCCTGTTGGCTCTTTTGCCCCAAAATCCGACAGACTTGGATATTATTTGGCGAATGATGCTGTGTGGTGCCGGATTTGGATTATTCCAGTCACCAAACAACCACACGATAATCTCTGCTGCGCCGCAACACCGTAGTGGCGGTGCCAGCGGCATGTTAGGCACTGCCCGCTTACTGGGGCAGACCTCTGGTGCCGCATTGGTCGCATTAATGTTTAATCTCTTCTCAACAAATGGGACGCATGCATCACTCATCTTGGCAGGCTGTTTCGCCAGTATCGCTGCATTAGTGAGTCTACTTCGCGTCAGTCAAAAGCGGAGTTAA
- the proQ gene encoding RNA chaperone ProQ — protein sequence MENQPKLNSSKEVIAFLAERFPLCFTAEGEARPLKIGIFQDLVERVQGEENLSKTQLRSALRLYTSSWRYLYGVKVGAERVDLDGNPCGVLEEQHVEHARKQLEEAKARVQAQRAEQQAKKREAAIAAGETPEPPRRPRPAGKKPAPRREAGAAVENRKPRQSPRPQQARPPRPQAEENQPRPVPVTDISKLQIGQEIKVRAGKSAMDATVLEIAKDGVRVQLSSGLAMIVRAEHLQF from the coding sequence ATGGAAAATCAACCTAAGTTGAACAGTAGTAAAGAAGTCATAGCCTTTTTGGCTGAGCGGTTCCCGCTTTGCTTCACCGCCGAAGGCGAAGCACGTCCACTCAAGATCGGTATTTTTCAAGATCTGGTCGAACGTGTTCAGGGGGAAGAGAATTTAAGCAAAACGCAATTGCGTTCTGCGCTGCGTCTCTACACCTCAAGCTGGCGTTATCTTTATGGGGTCAAAGTCGGTGCTGAACGTGTTGATCTGGACGGCAACCCTTGTGGTGTGCTGGAAGAGCAACATGTCGAACATGCCCGCAAACAGCTGGAAGAGGCGAAAGCCCGTGTTCAAGCACAACGTGCTGAACAACAAGCTAAAAAGCGCGAAGCTGCCATTGCTGCGGGTGAAACCCCAGAGCCGCCACGTCGCCCACGTCCGGCAGGTAAAAAACCTGCGCCGCGTCGTGAAGCGGGTGCTGCTGTGGAAAACCGCAAGCCTCGTCAGTCACCTCGCCCACAACAGGCTCGGCCACCTCGTCCACAGGCCGAGGAAAACCAGCCACGCCCTGTGCCGGTCACAGATATCTCTAAACTGCAAATTGGTCAAGAAATCAAAGTCAGAGCAGGTAAGAGCGCGATGGACGCAACCGTATTAGAAATCGCTAAAGATGGCGTACGGGTGCAGCTATCTTCCGGTCTGGCGATGATTGTACGCGCAGAACACTTGCAGTTCTGA
- the kdgR gene encoding DNA-binding transcriptional regulator KdgR, producing the protein MAIADLDKQPDSVSSVLKVFGILQALGEEREIGITELSQRVMMPKSTVYRFLQTMKSLGYVAQEGESEKYSLTLKLFELGAKALQNVDLIRSADIQMRELSNETRETIHLGALDEDSIVYIHKIDSMYNLRMHSRIGRRNPLHSTAIGKVLLAWRDRGEVEEILSHIEFTRSTKYTLDGPAALLPVLDRVREQGFGEDIEEQEEGLRCIAVPVFDRFGVVIAGLSISYPTLRFSEENKTHIVKLLHRAARNISEQMGYRDYPF; encoded by the coding sequence ATGGCTATTGCAGATCTAGATAAACAGCCCGACTCTGTGTCGTCGGTTCTGAAAGTTTTTGGCATCTTACAAGCTCTGGGTGAAGAGCGGGAAATAGGTATTACCGAACTTTCTCAGCGTGTAATGATGCCTAAGAGTACAGTTTACCGATTTCTCCAGACTATGAAATCTCTGGGGTATGTTGCACAGGAAGGCGAATCAGAGAAGTATTCCCTGACATTGAAGTTATTTGAGTTAGGGGCTAAAGCGTTACAGAATGTTGATTTGATTCGTAGCGCGGATATACAAATGCGTGAACTCTCTAATGAAACTCGTGAAACTATTCACTTGGGTGCATTGGATGAAGACAGCATTGTTTATATCCATAAAATTGATTCTATGTATAACCTGCGGATGCATTCGCGCATTGGTCGCCGTAATCCGTTGCACAGTACTGCTATCGGTAAAGTGCTCTTAGCGTGGCGCGATCGTGGTGAAGTAGAAGAAATCTTATCTCATATCGAATTTACGCGTAGTACCAAATACACACTTGATGGTCCAGCAGCATTGCTACCAGTGTTAGATCGCGTGCGTGAGCAAGGTTTCGGCGAAGATATCGAAGAACAAGAAGAAGGTTTGCGGTGTATCGCTGTGCCTGTGTTCGACCGTTTCGGTGTTGTGATTGCGGGGTTAAGTATTTCATACCCAACGCTGCGCTTCTCGGAAGAGAACAAGACTCATATTGTTAAGTTATTGCATCGTGCAGCACGTAATATTTCTGAACAGATGGGCTATCGCGATTATCCTTTCTGA